One Pseudorasbora parva isolate DD20220531a chromosome 4, ASM2467924v1, whole genome shotgun sequence genomic region harbors:
- the LOC137072717 gene encoding pyrin domain-containing protein 1-like has product MATTQTVILNALKDLRDKEFKEFKWHLLNGGLTDSCIPRGSLDDADRHEVVDLMVQKYKESEAGRLAVKALHKINLNDLAEKLKGSLPEVPEDVPAAGGESSSAGKAGPAETGHVSMNIQASNGGTVKAPVVHGAVFQGEVNFG; this is encoded by the exons ATGGCTACAACCCAAACAGTGATTTTAAATGCACTTAAAGATCTACGGGATAAAGAGTTCAAAGAATTCAAATGGCATCTGTTGAACGGCGGGTTAACAGACAGCTGTATTCCTCGAGGAAGTCTGGATGACGCTGATCGACATGAAGTTGTGGATCTCATGGTGCAGAAGTATAAAGAATCAGAGGCCGGGAGGCTTGCCGTCAAAGCACTACACAAAATTAACCTAAATGATCTGGCTGAGAAACTGAAGGGAAGCCTTCCGGAAG TTCCAGAGGATGTTCCTGCTGCTGGAGGTGAATCTTCATCCGCTGGGAAAGCTGGACCTGCTGAGACTGGACATGTTTCAATGAACATACAAGCTTCCAATGGAGGAACCGTAAAGGCCCCGGTTGTTCATGGTGCTGTTTTTCAAGGCGAAGTGAACTTCGGCTAA